The genome window TCATCTTTTTCTTTTCTTTTATGAGAAATACCTGATCTTTCATTTTCGGCCGTTTTTTCTTTTTGGCTTTCTTTCCTTTTTCAACCTCAATTACTTTTTGGTGTTTATTTTTAGACTCAGATTTCGGTTTCATATCTACCAATTCAAAATCAATGGTGTGGTCATTCATATTCACATTCACGACTCGCACTTTGACCATATCACCAATTCGGTAGATTTTCCCTGTTCGTTCACCAATCAGCGCGTACTGTTTTTCGTGATAATAGTAGTAATCATCGGTTAGGTAACTGACATGAATCATACCTTCCACCAAATTATCCAATTCAACAAACATACCAAACGAAGTAACTGAGCTAATAATCCCTTCAAACTCTTCACCAATTTTGTCTAACATAAACTCGGCCTTTTTCAATTGTTCTGTATCCCGCTCTGCATCGACTGCTGTTCTCTCTCGTTCTGAGGAATGTTCAGCAACAATTGGCATCAAGCCATGAAGATATGCATGCCTTTCTGGCGAAAGTGTTCCATTTTCTAAGACCTCGCGTATAATCCGATGAATCTGTAAGTCAGGATAACGTCGGATCGGTGAAGTAAAATGAGAATAATAATCCACAGATAAACCAAAGTGACCTAAAGGCTCAGCATCATATCTAGCTTGCTTCATCGATCGCAACAAAACCGTACTAATGACCGTTTCCTCTGGTGTATCTTTAATCTCTTCTAATAAGCTTTGCAACACTCTAGGGTGAATTTGATTACCAACGCCTTTTACAACATAACCAAAATTGGTAATAAACTCTGTAAAAGCAAACAGTTTATCAGGATCTGGATCTTCATGGACACGATACAAAAAAGGCACACGTAACCAATAAAAATGCTCAGCTACCGTTTCATTAGCAACAAGCATGAACTCTTCAATGATTTGTTCTGCAATAGAGCGTTCTCGTTTTTTGATTTCGATCGGTTTCCCATTTTCATCGACATTAATTTTCGCTTCATCGAAATTAAAGTCGATAGCACCTCTTGCCATTCGTTTCTTTCTTAAGATCATGGCTAGATCGCGCATCATCCGAAAATCTTCAATCAGCTCCTGATATCGTTCCATTAATTCTGGAGGTTCTTCTTCCAAAATGCGGTGAACATTGGTATATGTCATACGTTCATTCGTACGTATGACGCTTGGAAAGATATCGTGTTTAACAACCTGCCCTGATGGAGTAATCTCCATTTCGCAAGTCATCGCTAATCGATTCACTTTGGGGTTTAAAGAACAGATGCCGTTCGATAGACGATGAGGAAGCATAGGAATCACACGATCCACTAAATAGACACTGGTTCCTCGATTATAGGCTTCTTTATCTAAATGTGATCCTTCTTTTACATAATAGGACACATCGGCAATATGTACGCCGAGTAAATAGTTGCCGTTTTCTAAGCGTTCGACCGATACTGCATCATCTAAGTCTTTTGCATCTTCACCATCAATTGTTACCATTTTCTTGTCCCGCAAGTCACGGCGATTTTTCATCTCTTCTTCTGTTGGCTCATCAGGAATTTGTTCCGCTTCTTTTAATACTTCTTCAGGAAAGGCTTCAGGTAATCCATATTTGCGAATAATTGAGAGGATATCGACACCAGGATCATTTTTATGTCCTAAGATTTCGATGACTTCCCCTTCTGGACTCATCCTTCCTTCAGGATATTTGGTAATTTTCACTACTACCTTATGCCCTTCAACTGCTCCATTTATCTTTGACTTAGGGATAAAAATATCTTGAAAGATGCGTTTATCATCGGGGATGACAAAACCATAAAATTCCCCTTCGGTAAAAGTACCGACGATTTGATCATTCCCTCTTTTTAGAATGCGGACAATTTCCCCTTCCATCCGTGGTCCAGATGTTTTTTTACTTACCCGTGCTAATACAAGGTCGCCATTCATCGCACCATTCATATCGGTTGCATGAATATAGATATCCGGTTCTCCTTTTGCCTCTTGAATCACAAACCCATACCCTTTTGGATGAGCTTGAAGTTTTCCTTTAATCAAGTTCATTTTCTCTGGAAGGCCATAGCGATTTGCTCTTGTTCTGATGATATCCCCATTTTCCTCTAATTGATTCATGAGTTTTACAAATTCTTTAAAACTAGCCGCATCAGAAACCTCAAAAACTTCCTCTAATTCTTTAATGGTCATTGGTTTATAAAGGGTTTCTCTCATAAATTCCAGTATATTTTCTCTTTTTATTTCCATCGTTCTTTCCTCATTTCATCCAAGAGAATTCTTATTCATTATCCTTTCCAAAAAATCGTAAATATCTGCAAAAATTTGTTCCTTTTCGTGATCTAAAGTCATAATATGGGATGAATTTTCATACCAATTTAACTTTTTAAAATCGGAAGCAACATGATCAAAAATGTATTGTGCACTTCTAGGTTCTACCGTTTCATCTCGTTTTCCTTGCATCACTTGAATAGGAATTCTCACTTGTTCTAATCGTTGCTTCACTTCCTGAATCAACTGGTGAAGACTTTCCACTGCAGCAATGGGTGTACGATCATAACTAGCTAAATGTTCTTCTATATGTGGAGGTTTTTCCCCTGACTTTGCTTTAAAAGCTTTGACATATTTTAGCCATCTGGCCCAAGCCATTCGTTTATCACGAACATAGATTGGTGCTGCAAGAGAAATGACTGCTGCAAGAGGTCTTTCCGCTGCTAATTTTAATGAAAGAATTCCACCCATGGAAAGTCCAATCGCAACAATATGCGGATACCCTTTTTCTTTTAAATCATCATATGCTTGTAATACACTTTTAAACCAATCTTCTTTATTCGTTTTTGCCATCTCTTCCGGTGTGGTTCCATGCCCAGCTAAAAGTGGTGCAGAAACGGTATATCCTTGTTGATATAAATACTCGCCTAATAATCTCATCTCAGCTGGAGAACCAGTAAAACCATGGATTAATAAAATACCGACTGAACGATACCCTTCATGGAAAAAAGGATTGGACTTTTTATACGTGATTTTCATTTTCATTCCACCTATCTCTCAGGAAAGAAAAATTCATCAACAAGCTGAACCACTTTTTCTTTTCCTACATCTAAGCAAATTAGATGTTTGGAATCAGATAAAAAGGAAGGTATTTTTCCTTTGATTGAATGGACTTTCTGTAAATTCATGGATCAATACACAACCTCTTTTTCTCATGAATGTCCTCACCAAACTATTCGCATGGATAAATTACCGCTTTATTGTAAAATAGGTTTGTATGTTCTATAAGCTGATTCTTTAGAGTGAGCTTTCCTACCGACCATATTTACGGAAAGCCGTAAGGTTAGGAGCAGCGTTAAAAACATACAAGCCATTTAAAGAAAAAACAGCAAGTGGTTGCTTGCTGTTACCTTGTTATTATGTCCAAATTTTCTTATCCCTTAACAATATAAGCAACGATTAATGATAAGAGAATAAACCCTACAGCTAAAACAATCGTAGCTTTTTCCAAGATGGCATCCATTCCCCGAGCTTTTTGTTTTCCAAACAAGTGTTCTGCTCCACCTGTAATGGCCCCAGATAAACCTGCATTTTTACCTGATTGCAATAAGACAGCGATAATAAGACCTAATGAAAAGATCACTAAAAGGATTTTAAAAAATAGGACCACCCCTTGCACCTCCTTTAGGTGTTTAACAAAATTAAAAATATCATATCATCACCTAATATTCAAGTTTTTCGTTAGAAAAAGAGGTTAATCTCGATTTTTTCCTTAACCATGCAAATATGGTAGCTCCCATCAAAAGAAAACCTAAATACCCCATAATTGGATAAACTGTACCAACCAATTTGGAAAAGCCAAATAAACTTGATACATAAGCTAATATTCCTGATGCAATCAAAGCATACTTAAATTTTGGGCTTTCGGATGAAACCATTCGAGAAGTAAACGTATAAAGCATCCCAACAGCAGTATTAAAAATCATTCCTAAAATGATGATAGAAAGAATTGGCGCTAACCAAGGAAATTGTTGATTGGCCAAATATAAAGTAGGTAAATCAATTCCAGTCAATTGATCAAGATGGGATAACATTCCTAAATGAATGATGAGAACAAGGAGACCTAGGGTTAATCCTCCCATCATTCCTCCCATTCCTAAGGTTCTCTTATCGTAAGAAATTTTTCCACCCATTGTAATCAAAATTGGGGCTGTAGCCGCTAGATTATATGAAACATACAAAAAAGCACCAAAAATCCAACTACTTGTTGCAGCCTTATCAGGTTTGGCAAACGAAGCTAAAGTTGCAAAATCCTTATCCATCGTAAAATATGCACCAATTGTAATGATTAAAACGGCGATTAATAAAAAAGGTGTAAAAATACTAATCACCGATACCATTTTCTCCATGTTTAAGAGAAGAGTAAGAATTGTTAGAACTAAGATAATAATACTACCGATGGTAACAGGTACTCCAAATTGTTGATTTAAGACTGCTCCACCACCAGCTAACATAATTCCTGCAACACCAAACAAAAAGAAAGTAATAATGATATCCAATAACCAACCTAGATATTTACCGCTTATCAGATGAATGGCTTGTTTATGTGAGCTAGCATTCATTCCTGAACCAAGTTGGAGTAATTGATAACCAAACCAAGCAAATAAAAGCCCAGCAACGATTCCACCTAAGGTTCCCCACCAACCAAAATATGTAAAAAATTGTAAAATTTCTTGCCCCGACGCAAAACCAGCACCTACCACTACTCCAACATATGCTCCTGCAATATTAAACATTTGCTTAACGTTCATCAAGTATCCCTCTCTTCGTTATTTTTATAATTTTCTGATAATTTACGGAAAATTGAATGGCTTTATGGCCATTCTTTTTTAGTCTTTAAGGGCGAAAAATTTTACTGTATAAAGTGTATTCTTCAATTTGTTCGAGATTCGGCTCAAAGCCAATTCCCGGACCATCGGGAACGAGAATTTCCCCGTTATTCACTTCAACCTCAGGATGAATGATAT of Tepidibacillus fermentans contains these proteins:
- the rnr gene encoding ribonuclease R — its product is MEIKRENILEFMRETLYKPMTIKELEEVFEVSDAASFKEFVKLMNQLEENGDIIRTRANRYGLPEKMNLIKGKLQAHPKGYGFVIQEAKGEPDIYIHATDMNGAMNGDLVLARVSKKTSGPRMEGEIVRILKRGNDQIVGTFTEGEFYGFVIPDDKRIFQDIFIPKSKINGAVEGHKVVVKITKYPEGRMSPEGEVIEILGHKNDPGVDILSIIRKYGLPEAFPEEVLKEAEQIPDEPTEEEMKNRRDLRDKKMVTIDGEDAKDLDDAVSVERLENGNYLLGVHIADVSYYVKEGSHLDKEAYNRGTSVYLVDRVIPMLPHRLSNGICSLNPKVNRLAMTCEMEITPSGQVVKHDIFPSVIRTNERMTYTNVHRILEEEPPELMERYQELIEDFRMMRDLAMILRKKRMARGAIDFNFDEAKINVDENGKPIEIKKRERSIAEQIIEEFMLVANETVAEHFYWLRVPFLYRVHEDPDPDKLFAFTEFITNFGYVVKGVGNQIHPRVLQSLLEEIKDTPEETVISTVLLRSMKQARYDAEPLGHFGLSVDYYSHFTSPIRRYPDLQIHRIIREVLENGTLSPERHAYLHGLMPIVAEHSSERERTAVDAERDTEQLKKAEFMLDKIGEEFEGIISSVTSFGMFVELDNLVEGMIHVSYLTDDYYYYHEKQYALIGERTGKIYRIGDMVKVRVVNVNMNDHTIDFELVDMKPKSESKNKHQKVIEVEKGKKAKKKKRPKMKDQVFLIKEKKKMKKDKRKSKRK
- a CDS encoding alpha/beta hydrolase — protein: MKITYKKSNPFFHEGYRSVGILLIHGFTGSPAEMRLLGEYLYQQGYTVSAPLLAGHGTTPEEMAKTNKEDWFKSVLQAYDDLKEKGYPHIVAIGLSMGGILSLKLAAERPLAAVISLAAPIYVRDKRMAWARWLKYVKAFKAKSGEKPPHIEEHLASYDRTPIAAVESLHQLIQEVKQRLEQVRIPIQVMQGKRDETVEPRSAQYIFDHVASDFKKLNWYENSSHIMTLDHEKEQIFADIYDFLERIMNKNSLG
- the secG gene encoding preprotein translocase subunit SecG is translated as MVLFFKILLVIFSLGLIIAVLLQSGKNAGLSGAITGGAEHLFGKQKARGMDAILEKATIVLAVGFILLSLIVAYIVKG
- a CDS encoding YkvI family membrane protein, encoding MNVKQMFNIAGAYVGVVVGAGFASGQEILQFFTYFGWWGTLGGIVAGLLFAWFGYQLLQLGSGMNASSHKQAIHLISGKYLGWLLDIIITFFLFGVAGIMLAGGGAVLNQQFGVPVTIGSIIILVLTILTLLLNMEKMVSVISIFTPFLLIAVLIITIGAYFTMDKDFATLASFAKPDKAATSSWIFGAFLYVSYNLAATAPILITMGGKISYDKRTLGMGGMMGGLTLGLLVLIIHLGMLSHLDQLTGIDLPTLYLANQQFPWLAPILSIIILGMIFNTAVGMLYTFTSRMVSSESPKFKYALIASGILAYVSSLFGFSKLVGTVYPIMGYLGFLLMGATIFAWLRKKSRLTSFSNEKLEY